One genomic segment of Bacteroides caccae includes these proteins:
- a CDS encoding SusE domain-containing protein, which translates to MKHLLYTLLGILLLAGCKEDKYNVIIPMSDIYLSAPQDGTKIDLNDLSIDEYSFSWDKALEKGAKLILCATRDFKKPVKIDAGKSTSFTLSVLAADQYFSQLGIKAGQEALLYWTVKETGNTTAAASDVHTIHVKRMSTKLLQPEDMTEIALAEDKPETAVQFEWDTEGRPESTSYSLCLSLDPEMKQTVAEQSVGIVKGKSSLTHEQLQTLLDQLSIKRWTSNAIYWNVKTDDGQLVSRSSGVLNMTEMMRFIDVRGDEKITYRVARISYSDGTSLVWLADNLRTTKYPDGTDIESNNYKNTPESFGEGRVKAYGVHYHYDIRDKIAPTGWRLPTMQEYKNLFAEAGTAEGQWNVLKDPDYYESVKGQTHLNDWKFNLCASGQWVEPNINNHTGQYCYLLVTDNTEHGCMLHDGGATLWTPWTTGAPARFIFNEN; encoded by the coding sequence ATGAAACATTTATTATATACTCTATTAGGTATTTTATTACTTGCCGGATGTAAAGAGGACAAGTATAATGTAATTATTCCTATGTCGGATATTTACCTGAGTGCGCCTCAGGATGGAACGAAAATTGACTTGAATGATTTGTCAATCGATGAATATAGTTTCTCATGGGATAAGGCATTGGAGAAAGGTGCCAAACTGATTCTTTGTGCTACCAGAGATTTCAAAAAGCCGGTGAAGATTGACGCTGGTAAATCGACCTCTTTTACTTTGTCCGTATTGGCAGCCGATCAGTATTTCTCTCAGTTGGGAATAAAGGCCGGTCAAGAAGCGCTGTTGTATTGGACTGTTAAAGAGACTGGCAATACTACGGCTGCTGCGTCGGATGTGCATACGATTCATGTGAAACGTATGTCTACCAAGTTATTACAACCTGAGGATATGACTGAGATTGCTTTGGCTGAAGATAAACCGGAAACTGCCGTACAGTTTGAATGGGATACGGAAGGAAGGCCTGAATCAACCTCATATTCACTCTGTCTGTCACTTGATCCTGAAATGAAACAGACTGTAGCCGAGCAAAGTGTAGGGATTGTAAAAGGTAAGTCTTCTCTGACACACGAGCAACTTCAGACCTTGCTCGACCAACTTTCTATTAAACGTTGGACATCCAACGCTATATATTGGAATGTGAAGACTGATGACGGGCAACTGGTGTCACGTTCTTCCGGAGTACTAAATATGACGGAAATGATGCGTTTCATTGATGTTCGCGGTGATGAGAAGATAACCTATCGGGTTGCCCGTATTTCTTATAGCGACGGAACTTCACTGGTTTGGCTGGCAGATAATTTGAGGACGACCAAGTATCCTGACGGAACTGATATTGAGTCAAATAATTATAAGAATACGCCGGAATCTTTTGGAGAAGGCAGAGTGAAAGCATACGGAGTTCATTATCATTATGACATTCGTGACAAAATAGCTCCTACGGGTTGGCGCTTACCGACTATGCAGGAGTATAAGAACCTGTTTGCCGAAGCGGGAACAGCTGAAGGTCAATGGAATGTTTTGAAAGACCCTGATTATTATGAGTCAGTGAAAGGACAGACTCATTTGAATGACTGGAAATTTAATTTGTGTGCTTCCGGTCAATGGGTAGAACCGAATATTAATAATCACACCGGACAGTATTGCTATTTGTTGGTGACTGATAATACAGAGCATGGATGTATGCTTCATGATGGCGGAGCAACATTGTGGACTCCTTGGACAACAGGGGCTCCTGCACGTTTTATCTTCAATGAAAATTAA
- a CDS encoding DUF4874 domain-containing protein encodes MLINIKKTMTILSTLLLGIMCSFCSDTIDVYAGQYGEEEGTNEPETPEVVGKIVHIESLRNPDRGFHLECNLLADEMKSPYNDYEVYGEDLYKKKIEQFDAKDDNLTLVQQYIYLTKWVSKDLDDEALNNIRKVFELMKAQGYKAILRFAYNHAGLNTSGGESKQWILRHIEQLTPLLNEYIGQIATVQVGFIGAWGEWHTSPLANDQDAKNAIVSALLRALPVPYCVEMRYPSHKKALTLEQEEYRGRIGYANDYFTAGEHSHAPGNDFVPNTDDYKQITGEVKANNFYMSGEIPYNEDTEWGLAALITPMKSLRILREHRYSAFDITQNFDLNIMSWKQVKVYPSLLNDNNILFDESYFKDAEGNEVVRSFYEFVRDHLGYRLNLQSESTVEAKNGNLEYNLTITNTGFATVINPKEVYLVLVSGDGQVAKEIKLDVDPKTWIPSTNEEPNQVAKYVIKGSAAAGLSGTYKVGIWMPEKVADLKYNPAYAIKFAPTEKLTHWYDDAGKYAVNIFGEVTF; translated from the coding sequence ATGTTAATCAATATAAAGAAAACTATGACCATATTATCTACCTTATTATTAGGTATTATGTGTAGCTTTTGTTCTGATACGATAGATGTGTATGCAGGACAGTATGGAGAGGAAGAAGGTACGAATGAACCGGAAACTCCGGAAGTTGTAGGTAAAATCGTTCATATCGAGTCGTTGAGAAATCCTGATAGAGGCTTTCATCTTGAATGTAATTTGCTGGCTGATGAGATGAAAAGTCCATATAATGATTATGAAGTATATGGTGAGGATTTGTATAAAAAGAAAATAGAGCAGTTTGATGCGAAAGACGATAATCTGACTCTTGTGCAGCAATATATCTATCTGACCAAATGGGTGAGTAAAGATCTTGATGATGAGGCTTTGAATAATATCCGCAAGGTGTTTGAGTTGATGAAAGCGCAGGGATATAAAGCCATTCTTCGTTTTGCATACAATCATGCGGGGCTTAATACGTCCGGCGGTGAATCTAAACAATGGATTCTTAGGCATATTGAACAATTGACACCTTTGTTGAATGAATATATCGGTCAGATTGCTACGGTGCAAGTTGGTTTTATTGGTGCTTGGGGAGAGTGGCATACGTCGCCGTTGGCAAATGATCAGGATGCGAAGAATGCAATTGTCAGTGCACTGTTAAGAGCTTTGCCTGTTCCATATTGTGTAGAAATGCGTTACCCGAGTCATAAGAAAGCATTGACATTGGAGCAGGAAGAATACCGCGGACGTATCGGATATGCGAACGATTACTTTACAGCCGGTGAACATTCTCATGCGCCGGGCAATGACTTTGTTCCCAATACGGATGATTATAAACAAATAACCGGGGAAGTAAAAGCGAATAATTTCTATATGAGTGGTGAGATTCCTTATAATGAAGATACCGAATGGGGTTTGGCTGCACTAATTACTCCGATGAAGTCATTGCGTATTTTGCGTGAACACCGTTATTCGGCTTTTGATATAACGCAGAATTTTGATTTGAATATCATGAGTTGGAAACAAGTAAAAGTATATCCTTCTTTGCTGAATGATAATAACATTCTCTTTGATGAGAGTTATTTTAAAGACGCTGAAGGAAATGAGGTTGTCCGTTCATTCTATGAATTTGTACGTGACCATTTGGGATACCGGTTGAATCTGCAAAGCGAATCGACAGTGGAGGCGAAAAACGGAAACTTGGAATATAATCTGACGATAACTAATACCGGTTTTGCTACGGTGATTAATCCGAAAGAAGTATATCTTGTGCTGGTTTCCGGAGACGGTCAGGTAGCTAAAGAAATAAAGCTGGATGTTGATCCTAAAACATGGATTCCTTCTACAAATGAAGAACCGAATCAGGTAGCGAAGTATGTTATAAAAGGAAGTGCAGCTGCCGGATTGAGCGGGACATACAAAGTTGGAATCTGGATGCCGGAGAAAGTGGCCGATTTGAAATACAATCCGGCTTACGCCATCAAGTTTGCTCCGACGGAGAAACTCACTCATTGGTATGATGACGCAGGAAAATATGCAGTGAATATTTTCGGTGAAGTTACATTCTGA
- a CDS encoding beta-galactosidase, with protein sequence MLNLIVSFFISACSSPREQVKIENGTFNINGKDVQLICGEMHYPRIPHEYWRDRLHRARAMGLNTVSAYVFWNFHERQPGVFDFSGQADIAEFVRIAQEEGLYVILRPGPYVCAEWDFGGYPSWLLKEKDLTYRSKDPRFMSYCERYIKELGKQLAPLTINNGGNIIMVQVENEYGSYAADKEYLAAIRDMLQEAGFNVPLFTCDGGGQVEAGHIAGALPTLNGVFGEDIFKIVDKYHPGGPYFVAEFYPAWFDEWGKRHSSVAYERPAEQLDWMLGHGVSVSMYMFHGGTNFWYMNGANTSGGFRPQPTSYDYDAPLGEWGNCYPKYHAFREIIQKYLPEGTQLPEVPADNPTTTFATVELKESAPLTTAFHQTIQSEDVLSMEDVGADFGYIHYQTTIKTPGKQKLIIQDLRDYAVILVDGKQVASLDRRYNQNSTTLDIHKVPATLEILVENTGRVNYGPDILFNRKGITSQVLWGNEKLTGWSITPLPLYKEEVSSLSFGQEIKGVPAFHRGTFIIEQQGDCFVDMSQWGKGAVWVNGKSLGRFWNIGPQQTLYIPAPWLKKGENEIVVFEMEDTGKRNLQGLDKPILDSLGIDKNKPEKQQRNQTGSPILEEGDILLNTTLAETNDWQQVDLPVMRTLRHFCIETLSSYTEDNQACISEVDLLDDKGQPIDKTKWEVVYVSSEQADKNLGIAENLFDGDISSFWHTDPATEPGQPHRIIVDIKEIYKISALRFKVRKGAFLSGKVKEINVYGRPQFFLFH encoded by the coding sequence ATGCTTAACTTAATTGTATCATTTTTTATTTCAGCCTGTTCCTCCCCCAGGGAACAGGTTAAAATAGAAAATGGTACTTTTAATATTAACGGGAAAGATGTGCAATTGATATGCGGAGAAATGCATTATCCCCGTATTCCGCACGAGTATTGGCGTGACCGTCTGCACCGAGCGCGTGCAATGGGGTTGAACACCGTGTCTGCTTATGTATTCTGGAACTTCCACGAACGGCAACCCGGAGTATTTGATTTCAGCGGACAAGCGGATATTGCCGAGTTTGTACGTATTGCACAGGAAGAAGGGCTGTATGTCATTCTTCGTCCCGGGCCATACGTGTGTGCGGAATGGGATTTCGGAGGTTATCCTTCGTGGCTCCTGAAAGAAAAGGACTTGACTTATCGCAGTAAGGACCCGCGTTTCATGTCTTATTGCGAACGATATATCAAGGAACTTGGCAAGCAACTGGCCCCTCTGACTATCAACAACGGCGGTAATATTATCATGGTACAGGTGGAAAACGAATACGGTTCGTATGCGGCCGACAAAGAATACCTTGCTGCTATCCGTGATATGCTTCAAGAAGCCGGATTCAATGTTCCGTTGTTTACTTGCGACGGCGGTGGGCAGGTGGAAGCCGGACATATTGCCGGTGCATTGCCTACTTTGAACGGCGTGTTCGGCGAAGATATATTTAAAATCGTGGATAAATATCATCCGGGCGGTCCGTACTTTGTGGCGGAGTTCTATCCGGCTTGGTTTGATGAATGGGGGAAACGTCATTCTTCTGTTGCCTACGAGCGTCCTGCCGAACAACTGGATTGGATGTTGGGACATGGCGTATCTGTCAGTATGTATATGTTCCACGGAGGAACAAATTTCTGGTATATGAACGGTGCCAATACCAGCGGAGGATTCCGTCCCCAACCTACCAGCTACGATTATGACGCTCCGCTTGGAGAATGGGGCAACTGCTATCCGAAATATCATGCTTTCCGGGAGATCATTCAGAAATACCTGCCGGAGGGAACACAGTTGCCGGAAGTGCCTGCCGATAATCCGACCACAACCTTTGCGACGGTCGAGCTGAAAGAAAGTGCTCCGTTAACTACGGCATTTCATCAGACTATACAATCGGAAGATGTTTTATCCATGGAAGATGTAGGAGCCGATTTCGGATATATCCACTATCAGACTACCATTAAGACACCGGGAAAACAGAAATTGATTATTCAGGATTTGCGTGATTATGCCGTTATTCTGGTGGACGGTAAACAAGTAGCCAGCCTTGACCGTCGTTATAATCAGAATAGCACGACATTGGATATTCATAAAGTTCCCGCCACACTTGAGATTCTGGTTGAAAATACCGGACGGGTCAATTATGGTCCCGATATTCTTTTTAACCGTAAAGGAATTACAAGTCAGGTGCTTTGGGGGAATGAGAAATTGACAGGGTGGTCAATCACACCGCTTCCTCTTTATAAGGAAGAAGTATCTTCCTTGTCTTTCGGACAAGAAATCAAAGGCGTTCCGGCATTTCATAGAGGGACATTCATTATCGAACAGCAAGGCGATTGCTTTGTCGATATGAGCCAATGGGGTAAAGGAGCTGTCTGGGTAAACGGTAAATCGTTGGGACGTTTCTGGAATATCGGTCCGCAACAAACTCTTTATATACCTGCTCCCTGGTTGAAAAAAGGTGAGAATGAGATTGTTGTTTTCGAAATGGAGGATACGGGAAAGAGGAACTTGCAGGGATTGGACAAGCCGATTCTCGACAGTTTGGGTATTGATAAAAACAAGCCGGAGAAACAGCAACGCAATCAAACAGGCAGTCCGATTCTCGAAGAAGGAGATATTCTTCTGAACACCACTTTGGCGGAGACAAACGATTGGCAGCAAGTTGATTTACCGGTTATGCGCACTCTGCGTCATTTTTGCATCGAAACGCTTTCTTCTTATACGGAAGACAATCAGGCGTGTATTTCAGAGGTTGATTTGTTGGACGATAAGGGACAACCGATTGATAAGACCAAATGGGAAGTTGTTTACGTAAGCAGCGAGCAGGCAGATAAGAATCTGGGTATAGCGGAGAACTTGTTCGACGGAGATATTTCTTCATTCTGGCATACAGATCCGGCAACGGAACCCGGACAGCCGCACCGTATCATTGTGGACATAAAGGAAATCTATAAAATATCAGCCCTTCGCTTCAAAGTACGTAAAGGTGCTTTTTTGTCAGGGAAGGTAAAAGAGATAAACGTATACGGTCGCCCGCAATTCTTCTTGTTTCATTGA
- a CDS encoding alpha-N-acetylglucosaminidase, translating into MNIRILITLLFGVTLFCSCQPKQLPVNSLAERVTEGTSKDRILFRMTPEKDDVSKDYFEITAEDGKVLIVGNSDLSLATGLNWYLKYVAGIHLSWNNPSQKLPEVLPLPTGKIRQETAMQNRYYLNYCTYSYSMAFWDWERWEKEIDWMALHGINMPLSITGMEVVWYNLLKRVGYTTEEINEFISGPAFMAWWQMNNLEGWGGPNPDSWYQQQEALQKKIVSRMRELGIEPVFPGYAGMVPRNIGEKLGYQIADPGKWCGFPRPAFLSSEDEHFDSFAAMYYEELEKLYGKAKYYSMDPFHEGGNTEGVDLAKAGTSIMKAMKKANPEAVWVIQAWQANPRPAMVDVLNAGDMLVLDLYSERLPQWGDPDSMWYREKGFGKHDWLYCMLLNFGGNVGLHGRMNQLVNGYYDACTHANGKTLRGVGTTPEGIENNPVMFELLYELPWRAERFSPDTWLQGYLKARYGGELSPEVMEAWRALEHTVYNAPKNYQGEGTVESLLCARPGFHLDRTSTWGYSKLFYSPDSTSKAADLMLSVAEQYKGNNNFEYDLVDIVRQSNADKGNALLDEISQSYDRKDKENFRKQTQQFLELILSQDSLLSTRKEFSVSSWLTAARSLGNTDAEKKLYEWNASALITVWGDSIASNQGGLHDYSHREWSGLLKDLYYLRWKTFFEQKQQELEGKASGEVINFYGMEKAWAEKAHEY; encoded by the coding sequence ATGAACATACGTATTTTGATAACCTTATTATTTGGAGTGACTTTGTTTTGTAGCTGCCAACCGAAGCAGTTACCGGTAAATTCTTTGGCAGAACGTGTAACGGAAGGAACCTCGAAAGATCGAATCCTTTTTCGGATGACACCGGAAAAAGACGATGTGTCTAAGGATTACTTTGAAATAACTGCCGAAGACGGTAAAGTCCTGATAGTCGGAAATTCCGATCTGTCATTGGCAACAGGACTGAACTGGTATCTGAAGTATGTAGCCGGTATTCATCTTTCCTGGAATAACCCGTCACAAAAGTTGCCGGAAGTGCTCCCTCTTCCCACGGGGAAAATCCGTCAGGAGACAGCTATGCAAAACCGTTATTATCTGAATTATTGTACTTATTCCTACTCAATGGCTTTCTGGGATTGGGAACGTTGGGAGAAGGAGATTGACTGGATGGCATTGCATGGCATTAATATGCCTTTGAGCATAACCGGAATGGAAGTAGTCTGGTATAATCTGCTGAAACGTGTCGGATACACAACGGAAGAAATCAATGAATTTATCTCCGGTCCGGCATTTATGGCCTGGTGGCAGATGAACAATCTGGAAGGGTGGGGCGGACCCAATCCTGACAGTTGGTATCAGCAACAAGAAGCACTTCAAAAGAAGATCGTATCCCGTATGCGGGAACTGGGAATTGAACCCGTATTTCCGGGTTATGCAGGAATGGTTCCCCGTAATATCGGTGAGAAACTAGGTTATCAGATTGCCGACCCCGGCAAGTGGTGCGGTTTCCCTCGTCCGGCCTTCCTTTCTTCGGAAGACGAGCATTTCGATTCTTTTGCGGCTATGTACTACGAAGAATTGGAGAAACTTTACGGAAAAGCTAAATATTATAGTATGGACCCATTCCATGAGGGAGGCAACACAGAAGGGGTAGACTTGGCGAAGGCCGGAACTTCTATAATGAAAGCCATGAAGAAAGCCAATCCGGAAGCAGTTTGGGTCATTCAGGCATGGCAGGCAAATCCGCGTCCGGCTATGGTTGATGTGTTGAATGCCGGAGATATGTTGGTGCTGGATTTGTATAGCGAAAGACTTCCTCAATGGGGGGATCCGGATTCGATGTGGTATCGTGAGAAAGGCTTTGGCAAGCATGACTGGCTTTATTGTATGTTGTTGAACTTCGGAGGAAATGTCGGTTTGCATGGACGAATGAATCAGTTGGTGAACGGATATTACGATGCGTGTACACATGCAAATGGGAAAACATTGCGTGGAGTAGGTACTACTCCCGAAGGTATTGAGAATAATCCGGTGATGTTTGAATTGTTGTATGAGTTGCCGTGGCGTGCGGAACGTTTCTCGCCGGATACATGGTTGCAAGGATATCTGAAAGCCCGTTATGGTGGTGAACTGTCACCGGAAGTTATGGAAGCATGGAGAGCATTGGAACATACGGTTTATAATGCTCCCAAGAATTATCAGGGTGAGGGAACGGTGGAATCCTTATTGTGTGCCCGTCCGGGTTTCCATTTGGACAGAACGTCTACATGGGGATATTCCAAACTGTTCTATTCGCCTGATTCTACTTCGAAAGCAGCGGACTTAATGCTCTCTGTGGCTGAACAATATAAAGGCAACAATAATTTTGAATATGACTTGGTGGATATCGTACGTCAGAGTAATGCTGATAAAGGCAATGCATTGCTCGATGAAATATCCCAAAGTTATGATCGTAAAGACAAAGAGAATTTCCGGAAGCAGACGCAGCAGTTCCTTGAACTCATTTTGTCGCAAGACAGTTTATTGTCTACCCGGAAAGAATTCTCCGTATCTTCTTGGCTGACTGCCGCACGTTCTTTGGGCAATACGGACGCGGAAAAGAAACTCTATGAATGGAATGCATCTGCATTAATCACAGTCTGGGGTGATAGTATCGCTTCCAATCAGGGAGGTTTGCATGATTATTCTCATCGTGAATGGAGTGGTCTTTTGAAAGATTTGTATTATCTGCGTTGGAAAACTTTCTTTGAGCAGAAACAACAGGAGTTGGAAGGCAAAGCTAGCGGTGAAGTGATTAATTTCTATGGTATGGAGAAAGCTTGGGCGGAAAAGGCTCATGAGTATTGA
- a CDS encoding endonuclease/exonuclease/phosphatase family protein: MKLNFYILLLCLSSIGITSWGRNATPTSHLTVLQLNIWQEGSIVEGGFEAIADEVAQVDADIVFFSEVRNYNGTCFISRIIEALKKRGKTYYGEHNPLDVGILSKYNISQQEIIYPKDSGCGSILKATIGIAGHTIAVYSAHLDYKNYACYLPRGYNGSTWKKMTQPVHNADSILAANRIAFREEAIEVFIENARQDIAEGAIVLLGGDFNEPSHLDWQEDTKDLWDHNGVVINWDCSSILCKEGFKDIYRTLYPNPVTHPGFTFPSDNDKMPVSKLTWAPDADERDRIDFIYFYPNQDITPISSMILGPSRSIVKSQRIEENTEDNFITPKGIWPSDHKGVIATFRISPQ; encoded by the coding sequence ATGAAACTAAATTTTTATATACTACTCTTATGCCTTAGCAGCATAGGAATAACAAGTTGGGGTCGCAATGCGACCCCAACCTCTCATCTCACCGTCCTGCAACTCAACATTTGGCAGGAAGGAAGCATCGTAGAAGGAGGATTTGAAGCCATAGCCGATGAAGTGGCACAAGTTGATGCCGATATCGTTTTTTTCAGTGAAGTCCGCAACTACAATGGCACCTGCTTTATATCCCGCATCATTGAGGCACTTAAGAAACGTGGAAAAACTTACTATGGAGAACATAACCCTCTGGATGTAGGCATTTTATCCAAATACAATATAAGTCAGCAGGAGATTATCTATCCAAAGGACAGCGGTTGCGGCTCTATCCTGAAAGCAACTATCGGCATAGCCGGACATACTATTGCCGTTTATTCCGCCCACTTAGATTATAAGAATTATGCTTGTTACTTACCTCGTGGTTACAATGGAAGTACTTGGAAGAAAATGACACAACCTGTTCATAATGCGGATTCCATTTTAGCGGCCAACCGGATCGCCTTTCGCGAAGAAGCCATTGAAGTATTCATCGAAAACGCACGGCAAGACATTGCCGAAGGAGCCATTGTTCTATTAGGAGGAGATTTCAACGAACCTTCTCACCTCGACTGGCAAGAAGATACAAAAGACCTATGGGACCATAATGGGGTAGTTATCAATTGGGACTGTTCAAGTATACTCTGCAAAGAAGGATTCAAGGACATATATCGGACTCTATATCCTAACCCGGTCACTCACCCGGGATTCACTTTTCCTTCCGACAACGACAAGATGCCTGTCAGCAAATTAACTTGGGCACCCGATGCGGACGAAAGAGACCGGATTGATTTTATTTACTTTTATCCTAATCAGGACATTACACCGATATCCTCTATGATTCTCGGTCCGTCCCGTTCCATTGTCAAAAGTCAGCGCATAGAAGAGAATACAGAAGACAACTTCATCACCCCCAAAGGCATATGGCCTTCTGACCATAAAGGAGTAATAGCCACTTTCAGGATATCTCCCCAATAG
- a CDS encoding DUF6340 family protein, translated as MAKSYSLAFISLFLLLFNSCQSIEQISIDYLQPADLSFPPQLRKVAVVNNTSDAPDNKLITEVQKTKENVPEVSRATAYANGDPKIAAESLAEEIAHQNYFDEVVICDSALRANDKLARENMLSQEEVSQLASDLGVDFIIALENLQFKATKTIRYLPDFNCYQGAMDVKVYPTVRVYVPGRSKPMTTLHPNDSIFWEDFGGSVTEAAARIIPEREMLKEAAEFAGTVPVKHLVPIWKTGKRYLYTGGSVQMRDAAIYVRENSWDNAFELWHQAFEGTKNTKKQMRAAFNIAVYYETKDSLSQAVKWAEKAQQLAKKIEKKNVVNNVKASIDDVPNYYLTSLYLAELKERNAQISKLKMQMSRFNDDF; from the coding sequence ATGGCAAAATCTTATTCACTGGCATTCATCTCTCTGTTCCTGTTGCTATTCAACAGTTGCCAGAGCATCGAACAGATTTCCATTGATTATCTGCAACCCGCCGACTTGAGTTTTCCACCCCAGCTCCGCAAGGTAGCTGTTGTGAATAACACCAGCGATGCACCGGATAACAAATTGATTACAGAAGTACAGAAAACGAAGGAAAACGTTCCGGAAGTAAGTCGCGCCACAGCCTATGCCAACGGTGATCCCAAGATTGCTGCCGAATCATTGGCTGAAGAAATAGCCCACCAGAATTACTTTGATGAAGTTGTCATTTGTGACTCCGCCTTACGTGCCAATGACAAGTTAGCGCGTGAAAATATGCTAAGTCAAGAGGAAGTCAGCCAGTTAGCTTCCGATTTAGGAGTTGATTTTATTATTGCATTAGAGAATCTGCAATTCAAAGCAACCAAGACCATTCGTTATCTACCCGATTTCAATTGTTATCAGGGAGCTATGGATGTAAAAGTATATCCCACAGTACGGGTTTATGTGCCGGGACGAAGCAAGCCCATGACCACCCTTCACCCTAATGACAGTATCTTTTGGGAAGATTTCGGAGGTTCGGTCACAGAAGCGGCTGCCCGTATCATCCCCGAAAGGGAAATGTTGAAAGAAGCTGCGGAATTTGCAGGAACAGTTCCGGTAAAGCATCTGGTTCCGATATGGAAAACGGGAAAACGGTATTTATACACCGGCGGTTCGGTTCAGATGCGCGATGCAGCTATCTACGTCCGCGAAAATTCATGGGATAATGCATTCGAACTTTGGCATCAGGCTTTCGAAGGAACCAAGAACACAAAGAAGCAGATGAGAGCCGCCTTCAATATTGCCGTGTATTATGAGACGAAAGATAGTCTATCTCAAGCTGTGAAATGGGCGGAAAAGGCACAGCAACTAGCCAAGAAGATAGAGAAAAAGAATGTTGTCAACAATGTCAAAGCGAGTATTGACGATGTGCCGAATTATTACCTCACCAGCCTCTATTTGGCCGAATTGAAGGAGAGAAATGCTCAAATATCCAAATTAAAGATGCAAATGAGCCGATTTAATGATGATTTTTAA